The following proteins are encoded in a genomic region of Phycisphaera sp.:
- a CDS encoding M12 family metallo-peptidase — MIGRSLTRGSAASVLACAVAFFASATVSLAQGSLSQEGAPAASGPQSPLVFDDLIEYSIERMGFNVDAQGSISTSVMLGEQAVSIDLWPHSLRSPDFQVLAQQADGSLKRIVPPAPTTYRGVVEGVPGSSITAGFFEGSLSAVISLGEGAGGTWIVQPLSERVPGADASLHVVHLNADDISAVGGVCGTVDNPLGGLFNNENPDGPGVDETLLLELAIDADHEFYLLRGSSEASVTSAVEAQVNAVSNIYERDVDTAIEITTIIIRSDPDDPYTTSDGGGLLNQMTNWWRTRHSTVRRDTASLISGRNFAGGTLGVAWLSGTCTTTRGYNVNQYVSLGTGARIAVHAHELGHNNNAPHCSGGDCRIMCAGIGGCAGDISRFGNSSKNIIRNFLDAVPCVTELVTEPDPQPLPFIDNFDASRDLDPDKWAEASSVLITPSVLNPFTAPNALTFQPGGTLTTTRHDVPAPGVKPSFVSIWSQHRFVESGKFLRVEYFSTFNEVWEPVGAIQSDGSDQNQFVLNQWKLPLEASGTEFRLRISAIGSDAADAWFIDSVSVDEFCRIDLNMDGATNIFDFLAFQTFFSSGDPRADFNNDTVLNVFDFLEFQNQFGAGCN, encoded by the coding sequence ATGATCGGACGTTCTTTGACTCGCGGGTCCGCCGCGAGCGTGTTGGCGTGTGCGGTGGCGTTTTTCGCCTCGGCCACGGTTTCGCTGGCCCAGGGCTCTTTGTCGCAAGAGGGCGCACCCGCCGCGAGCGGGCCGCAATCGCCGCTCGTCTTCGATGACCTGATCGAGTACTCGATCGAGCGGATGGGCTTCAACGTCGATGCCCAGGGCTCGATCAGCACGTCGGTCATGCTCGGCGAGCAGGCCGTGTCGATCGACCTGTGGCCGCACAGCCTGCGCTCGCCCGACTTCCAGGTGCTGGCGCAGCAGGCCGATGGCTCGCTGAAGCGCATCGTGCCGCCCGCCCCCACGACGTATCGCGGGGTTGTCGAGGGTGTGCCCGGCAGCAGCATCACCGCCGGCTTCTTCGAGGGCTCGCTCTCGGCCGTCATCTCGCTCGGCGAGGGCGCTGGGGGCACCTGGATCGTCCAGCCCCTGAGCGAGCGCGTGCCCGGGGCGGACGCTTCGTTGCATGTCGTCCACCTCAACGCAGACGACATCTCGGCCGTTGGCGGTGTCTGCGGTACGGTGGATAACCCACTTGGCGGCTTGTTCAACAACGAGAATCCCGACGGTCCCGGTGTGGATGAGACGCTGTTGCTCGAGTTGGCCATCGACGCCGACCACGAGTTCTACCTCCTCCGCGGTTCGTCCGAGGCGTCGGTCACTTCGGCCGTGGAGGCCCAGGTGAACGCGGTCTCGAACATCTACGAGCGTGACGTGGACACGGCCATCGAGATCACCACGATTATCATCCGGTCGGATCCCGACGATCCGTACACCACGTCCGATGGTGGTGGCCTGCTTAACCAGATGACCAACTGGTGGCGCACGCGTCACTCGACCGTCCGTCGCGATACGGCTTCGTTGATCAGCGGGCGGAACTTCGCCGGTGGCACGCTGGGCGTGGCCTGGCTGTCGGGCACCTGCACGACCACCCGCGGATACAACGTAAACCAGTATGTTTCGCTCGGCACGGGGGCCCGCATCGCGGTCCATGCCCACGAGTTGGGGCACAACAACAACGCCCCGCACTGTTCCGGCGGCGACTGCCGCATCATGTGCGCAGGTATCGGCGGGTGCGCGGGCGACATCAGCCGCTTCGGCAACTCGTCGAAGAACATCATCCGCAACTTCCTGGACGCGGTGCCGTGCGTGACCGAGCTCGTGACCGAGCCCGATCCGCAGCCGCTGCCGTTCATCGACAACTTCGACGCGTCGCGTGACCTCGACCCGGACAAGTGGGCCGAGGCTTCATCGGTGCTCATCACCCCGTCGGTGCTCAACCCGTTCACCGCGCCCAACGCCCTGACCTTCCAGCCGGGCGGCACGTTGACCACGACCCGCCACGACGTGCCCGCCCCGGGCGTGAAGCCCTCCTTCGTCAGCATCTGGTCCCAGCACCGCTTCGTGGAGAGCGGCAAGTTCCTCCGCGTCGAGTACTTCTCGACCTTCAACGAGGTCTGGGAGCCGGTGGGTGCGATCCAGTCCGATGGCAGCGACCAGAACCAGTTCGTGCTGAACCAGTGGAAGCTGCCCCTGGAGGCCAGCGGCACCGAGTTCCGGCTGCGCATCTCGGCCATCGGGTCGGACGCCGCCGACGCGTGGTTCATCGATAGCGTCAGCGTCGACGAGTTCTGCCGCATCGACCTGAACATGGACGGTGCAACCAATATCTTCGACTTCCTGGCGTTCCAGACCTTCTTCAGCAGCGGCGATCCTCGGGCCGACTTCAACAACGACACGGTGCTCAACGTGTTCGACTTCCTGGAGTTCCAGAACCAGTTCGGCGCGGGTTGCAACTGA
- the rplM gene encoding 50S ribosomal protein L13, protein MRRQTYMAKAGEVEQNWHVVDATDQVLGRMATEIAQVLMGKHRPEYTPHVDTGDYVVVTNAKAVKLTGRKDAQSVRTRYTGYPGGLKVETFGSLRERRPEMLVEDAVRRMLPKNRLGRVMLKKLKVYAGGEHPHQAQQPVEMKL, encoded by the coding sequence ATGCGTCGGCAAACCTATATGGCCAAGGCCGGTGAGGTCGAGCAGAATTGGCACGTGGTAGACGCCACGGACCAGGTGCTCGGCCGCATGGCCACCGAGATCGCCCAGGTGCTCATGGGCAAGCATCGCCCCGAGTACACCCCTCACGTGGACACGGGTGACTACGTCGTCGTGACCAACGCCAAGGCCGTGAAGCTCACGGGCCGCAAGGACGCCCAGAGCGTGCGGACCCGCTACACGGGTTACCCCGGCGGCCTCAAGGTCGAGACCTTCGGCTCGCTGCGTGAGCGCCGGCCCGAGATGCTGGTCGAGGACGCCGTCCGTCGCATGCTGCCCAAGAACCGGCTCGGCCGGGTCATGCTCAAGAAGCTCAAGGTGTACGCGGGCGGCGAGCACCCGCATCAGGCCCAGCAACCGGTGGAGATGAAGCTCTAA
- a CDS encoding CPBP family intramembrane metalloprotease → MDEHDQTPGELHPPTEPPSPTPGPPPDAGSRGAARLAWLVLLVVLPLVVVMQQLQAYGGPEVDKSKIAAPQGEDVEISARLGTRVAYGYPPAASALQQQLDETVMTPLQEFRAAVAAGELVGPEEAADRLDGVINDLEGGAKKYYYPGDPDDEARKAQLLTDAQTLRDYYRDIAESGDAAEALDDDVLEGIIERHGYFGELARIAKLPEDHELREELLDGAMPPLVLMTAMMVLIGVCILAGLGLGITAIILIAGKRVRVAMDRPMRGGSVYLESAVLFVVGFALISATQTIAAQFGETAELVAGLLGTLAQWLLLLVPLWPLLRGVSWGQLRDDLGLRAPKGVMVEILAGVGGYLALLPLLMAGVGIMLVLLGVQELIFPSDPDAAGPSNPILEMARSLDPFILVLLFALATIWAPLCEELIFRGALFRHLRSRMAIPLAAILSALVFGMMHGYAGVQLIPVTVIGFNFALIRAWRGSLYGCIVAHALNNAVVLTLLFAFAHVLFG, encoded by the coding sequence ATGGACGAGCATGACCAGACCCCCGGCGAGCTACACCCCCCCACCGAGCCGCCGTCGCCGACACCCGGGCCCCCACCCGACGCGGGCTCTCGCGGGGCGGCCCGCCTGGCGTGGCTGGTGTTGCTCGTGGTGCTGCCGCTGGTGGTGGTCATGCAGCAACTCCAGGCGTATGGCGGCCCGGAGGTCGACAAGTCCAAGATCGCCGCCCCGCAGGGCGAGGATGTCGAGATCTCGGCCCGGCTGGGCACGCGTGTGGCGTACGGCTACCCGCCAGCGGCATCGGCCCTCCAGCAGCAACTCGACGAGACGGTCATGACCCCGCTCCAGGAATTCCGCGCCGCCGTCGCGGCTGGGGAACTCGTTGGCCCCGAAGAAGCGGCCGACCGGCTGGACGGGGTTATCAACGATCTCGAAGGTGGAGCAAAGAAGTACTACTACCCCGGCGACCCCGATGACGAGGCGCGCAAAGCCCAGTTGCTGACCGATGCCCAAACGCTCAGGGACTACTACCGGGACATTGCCGAATCGGGCGATGCCGCCGAGGCGCTCGACGATGACGTGCTCGAAGGCATCATCGAGCGGCACGGCTACTTTGGCGAGCTCGCCCGCATTGCCAAGCTGCCTGAAGACCACGAACTCCGCGAGGAGCTGCTCGACGGCGCGATGCCGCCCTTGGTTCTCATGACCGCCATGATGGTGCTCATCGGCGTGTGCATCCTCGCCGGGCTGGGACTGGGCATCACGGCGATCATACTGATCGCCGGCAAGCGTGTGCGAGTCGCGATGGACAGGCCCATGCGTGGCGGGAGCGTGTACCTCGAATCGGCGGTGCTGTTCGTGGTGGGCTTCGCGTTGATTTCGGCCACCCAGACGATCGCGGCACAGTTCGGCGAGACCGCCGAGCTCGTCGCGGGCCTCCTGGGCACACTCGCCCAATGGCTGCTGCTGCTCGTGCCGTTGTGGCCGCTGCTCCGCGGCGTCTCGTGGGGCCAGCTCCGCGACGACCTCGGGCTGCGGGCACCGAAGGGCGTGATGGTCGAGATCCTCGCGGGCGTCGGGGGCTATCTCGCGTTGCTGCCACTCCTGATGGCCGGCGTAGGCATCATGCTCGTGCTGCTGGGGGTCCAAGAGCTGATCTTCCCGAGTGATCCCGATGCCGCGGGCCCCTCCAATCCCATCCTGGAGATGGCCCGCTCCCTGGACCCGTTCATCCTGGTACTGCTCTTTGCGCTGGCCACGATCTGGGCACCGCTCTGCGAAGAGCTGATCTTCCGCGGCGCGCTGTTCCGCCACCTGCGATCACGCATGGCCATACCACTCGCGGCCATCCTCAGCGCCCTGGTGTTCGGCATGATGCACGGCTACGCGGGCGTCCAGCTCATCCCAGTCACGGTCATCGGCTTCAACTTCGCGTTGATCCGTGCGTGGCGCGGCTCGCTCTACGGCTGCATCGTGGCTCACGCGCTCAACAACGCCGTCGTGCTCACCCTGCTGTTCGCGTTCGCCCACGTGCTGTTCGGCTGA
- a CDS encoding alpha/beta hydrolase: MAKFLALVLSIVLFTTGACARKPQRLMPTPESIVLGIVDPFAEVPESRQGSVPVFIASVRRPAVPEDATHPFDDERSPLTRLGIARVEIGAERAWDELVAASSTDKRTGQSPKVELAGYEHHGVMPGTLPIPAIAEAIDETHKAIDPAGVDSWLGAFNGLLEDTHRPDIIIYVHGYNTTFPDNTGLAAEFWHFAGRKGVVLSFAWPSRHAILGYNADKANAANAAYATRQFRQLIEFLADNTNARNIHIIAHSAGSPIAIHGLRELRLMNHDLSREQLLERFRIGRFVLAAPDMDLMGFFAAREDGFHEMAERVVFYANRSDRALSLSRWLSHQDRLGDSVGHLHDWELEAIHHFDHTEAIDVSRAEKKFGDLLGHSYYQRDPWVSGDVGLLLIYGLSPEQRGLVKNDDTGFWEFPKDYLERLADVRVDEGQ, translated from the coding sequence ATGGCCAAGTTCCTCGCTCTCGTGCTCAGCATCGTCTTGTTCACCACCGGTGCCTGCGCCCGCAAGCCCCAACGCCTCATGCCCACGCCAGAGTCGATCGTACTTGGCATCGTCGATCCGTTCGCCGAGGTTCCAGAGTCTCGCCAGGGATCGGTTCCGGTATTCATCGCCAGCGTGCGCCGGCCGGCGGTCCCCGAGGACGCGACCCACCCCTTCGACGACGAGCGCAGCCCGCTCACCCGCCTGGGCATCGCTCGTGTCGAGATCGGTGCGGAGCGAGCCTGGGACGAACTCGTTGCGGCTTCGAGCACCGACAAGCGAACGGGCCAATCGCCCAAGGTCGAGCTCGCGGGCTACGAGCACCACGGCGTGATGCCAGGCACACTGCCGATCCCCGCGATTGCCGAAGCGATCGACGAGACGCACAAGGCCATCGACCCGGCGGGCGTCGACTCCTGGCTCGGCGCATTCAACGGCCTGCTGGAAGACACCCACCGCCCCGACATCATCATCTACGTCCACGGCTACAACACGACCTTCCCTGATAACACCGGACTGGCCGCCGAGTTCTGGCACTTCGCCGGCCGCAAGGGCGTGGTGCTCAGCTTCGCCTGGCCCAGTCGCCACGCCATCCTGGGCTACAACGCCGACAAGGCCAACGCCGCCAACGCCGCCTACGCCACGCGGCAGTTCCGCCAGCTCATCGAGTTCCTGGCCGACAATACCAACGCGCGGAATATCCACATCATCGCCCACAGCGCGGGCTCGCCCATCGCCATCCATGGCCTGCGCGAGCTGCGCTTGATGAACCACGACCTATCACGCGAGCAACTGCTCGAACGCTTCCGCATCGGCCGCTTCGTGCTGGCCGCGCCCGACATGGACCTCATGGGCTTCTTCGCCGCCCGCGAAGACGGCTTCCACGAGATGGCCGAGCGCGTCGTGTTCTACGCGAATCGCAGCGACCGCGCCCTCTCGCTCAGCCGCTGGCTGAGCCACCAGGACCGCCTGGGCGACTCGGTCGGCCACCTGCACGACTGGGAGCTCGAGGCCATCCACCATTTCGACCACACCGAGGCCATCGACGTGTCCCGGGCCGAGAAGAAGTTCGGCGACCTGCTGGGCCACAGCTATTACCAACGCGACCCCTGGGTCAGCGGCGACGTGGGCCTGCTGCTGATCTACGGACTTTCGCCCGAGCAACGGGGGCTCGTGAAGAACGACGACACCGGTTTTTGGGAGTTTCCTAAGGATTACCTCGAACGCCTCGCCGATGTGCGCGTCGACGAAGGCCAATAG
- a CDS encoding AAA family ATPase, which translates to MGESNLDRLRGLMRVTSQPAITIATAEEVYALDLVRDTAADQGMVCHRWTLTGGLQDAAVEDDGRASDTAAPEKALRQIAGNRQPGVYVMLDLGHHIDEVKVARALREALFRANEQAQLIVLIDHERIKEPVLRQYAAEFEIMPPETDEIERLVRTQLRAHHRHTPIEVDVKRSEWDAMIRNLRGLTRRQIKNIVAEVVRDDQRFDSGDLPRIVARKREYVRADGLLEFIEAPATLEDIGGLKTLKSWLSSRLLTTEAEAEEHGLDSPRGVLMLGVQGAGKSLCAKAISAAWKRPLLRLDPTALYDRFVGSSESRLRAALHQAELMAPIILWIDEIEKGFASMGSGGTDGGLSRRMFGSLLTWMQEHREPVFIVATANDIESLPPELMRKGRFDEIFFVDLPGEDGRRAILEIHLRKRRLDAADFDLDKLVKATDGFSGAEIEQGIIAARHEAFSRREKVSTESLLGVLKASPPLSVTMAEKVAQLRQWAQGRCVMAD; encoded by the coding sequence ATGGGCGAGAGCAACCTAGACCGGCTCCGGGGGCTGATGCGTGTTACCAGCCAGCCGGCGATCACCATCGCCACCGCTGAGGAGGTCTACGCCCTCGACCTCGTGCGGGATACCGCCGCCGACCAGGGCATGGTGTGCCACCGCTGGACGCTCACCGGCGGGTTGCAGGACGCGGCCGTTGAGGACGACGGCCGGGCGAGCGACACCGCGGCTCCCGAGAAGGCCCTGCGGCAGATCGCAGGCAATCGCCAGCCGGGCGTGTACGTGATGCTCGACCTGGGCCACCACATCGACGAGGTGAAGGTGGCTCGGGCGCTGCGCGAGGCTCTGTTTCGCGCCAACGAGCAGGCCCAGCTCATCGTGCTCATCGACCACGAGCGCATCAAGGAGCCGGTGCTCCGCCAGTACGCGGCCGAGTTCGAGATCATGCCGCCCGAGACCGACGAGATCGAACGGCTCGTGCGCACGCAGCTGCGCGCCCACCACCGCCACACTCCAATTGAAGTCGACGTCAAGCGCAGCGAGTGGGACGCGATGATTCGCAACTTGCGCGGGCTCACTCGCCGGCAGATCAAGAACATCGTGGCCGAGGTCGTCCGCGACGACCAGCGCTTCGACAGCGGCGACTTGCCCCGCATCGTCGCGCGCAAACGCGAGTACGTCCGGGCCGATGGCTTGCTCGAGTTCATCGAGGCCCCCGCGACCCTCGAAGACATCGGCGGGCTCAAGACGCTCAAGAGCTGGCTCTCCAGCCGGCTGCTGACCACCGAGGCCGAGGCCGAGGAGCACGGGCTCGACTCGCCCCGCGGCGTGCTGATGCTGGGCGTGCAGGGCGCGGGCAAGAGCCTGTGCGCCAAGGCCATCAGCGCCGCCTGGAAGCGGCCGCTGCTCCGGCTCGACCCCACGGCCCTGTACGACCGCTTCGTGGGCTCGAGCGAGAGCCGCCTGCGCGCCGCGCTGCACCAGGCCGAGCTCATGGCCCCGATCATCCTGTGGATCGACGAGATCGAGAAGGGCTTCGCCTCGATGGGCTCGGGCGGCACCGACGGCGGGCTCAGCCGACGCATGTTCGGCAGCCTGCTGACCTGGATGCAGGAGCACCGCGAGCCGGTGTTCATCGTGGCGACGGCCAACGACATCGAGAGCCTGCCGCCCGAGCTGATGCGCAAGGGCCGCTTCGACGAGATCTTCTTCGTCGACCTGCCGGGCGAGGACGGCCGCCGGGCGATCCTGGAGATCCACCTGCGCAAGCGGCGGCTGGACGCGGCCGACTTCGACCTGGACAAGCTCGTCAAGGCAACAGATGGCTTCAGCGGCGCCGAGATCGAGCAGGGCATCATCGCCGCGAGGCACGAGGCGTTCTCGCGGCGTGAGAAGGTCTCGACCGAGA
- the pheA gene encoding prephenate dehydratase, translated as MDQQAQPRPLEDLRRLIDDADERLVALLNERANLVVEVGQRKQSDGTPIYAPDRERMVLDRAKARNKGPLSDTTIEAIYRQLMSGSFALERPLRIGYLGPAGSYSHLAARAHFGASVEFASVTSIGAVFDEVIKGHVDYGLAPIENSTAGGIVETLDAFIENAGEVSIYAEAQVAVRHALMAGCPAEDVTRIHSKPEVFAQCQNWLTARYPKAELIPAASSSRAAITASEETEKARAIGARPGSAAIGTTLAAELYGLNVLIESIQDQANNITRFVILSRERTGRTGQDKTSMLFETSDEPGALADVLAVFRAHGVNLTHIEKRPSGRENWTYMFFIDAAGHMQDEAVVGAIEDAKTKCRRLTVLGSYPRAKGLL; from the coding sequence ATGGATCAGCAAGCCCAGCCCCGCCCACTCGAAGACCTCCGCCGCCTCATCGACGACGCCGATGAGCGGCTCGTGGCGTTGCTCAACGAGCGGGCCAACCTGGTCGTCGAGGTCGGCCAGCGCAAGCAGAGCGACGGCACGCCCATCTACGCCCCCGATCGCGAGCGCATGGTGCTTGACAGGGCCAAGGCCCGCAACAAGGGCCCGCTCAGCGACACCACGATCGAGGCCATCTACCGCCAGCTCATGAGCGGCTCGTTCGCACTGGAGCGTCCCTTGCGCATCGGCTACCTCGGCCCCGCCGGCTCGTACTCGCACCTGGCCGCCCGGGCCCACTTCGGCGCCAGCGTCGAGTTCGCCAGCGTCACCAGCATCGGCGCGGTCTTCGACGAGGTCATCAAGGGCCACGTCGACTACGGCCTCGCCCCGATCGAGAACAGCACGGCAGGCGGCATCGTCGAGACGCTCGACGCCTTCATCGAGAACGCTGGCGAGGTGTCGATCTACGCCGAGGCCCAGGTCGCCGTGCGCCATGCCCTCATGGCCGGCTGTCCGGCCGAAGACGTGACGCGCATCCACAGCAAGCCCGAGGTGTTCGCCCAGTGCCAGAACTGGCTGACGGCCCGGTACCCCAAGGCCGAGCTCATCCCCGCGGCGTCGTCCAGCCGCGCAGCGATTACGGCTTCCGAAGAAACCGAGAAGGCCCGCGCGATCGGTGCCCGTCCCGGCAGCGCCGCCATCGGCACCACGCTCGCCGCCGAGTTGTACGGCCTGAACGTGCTCATCGAATCAATCCAGGACCAAGCCAACAACATCACCCGCTTTGTCATCCTCAGCCGCGAGCGCACCGGCCGCACCGGCCAGGACAAGACCAGCATGCTCTTCGAGACCAGCGACGAGCCGGGCGCGCTCGCCGACGTGCTGGCCGTCTTCCGCGCCCACGGCGTGAACCTGACGCACATCGAGAAGCGCCCCAGCGGCCGTGAGAACTGGACCTACATGTTCTTCATCGACGCCGCCGGCCACATGCAGGACGAGGCGGTGGTGGGGGCCATCGAGGATGCGAAGACCAAGTGCCGGCGGCTGACGGTGCTGGGGAGTTATCCGCGGGCGAAGGGGCTGCTGTAA
- a CDS encoding ATP-binding cassette domain-containing protein, translated as MTPPAAPVAPTDPATKPSLPGDGEPPLLSVKNLKTHFPVRSGLLQRVTGYVKAVDGVSFDLGRGETLGLVGESGCGKTTVGRTLLKLIPGSGGTVTFEGKDVMRAQGAEMKALRRDMQIIFQDPAGSLNPRMRIASIVGEPLIVHGMVKDRRQLRKQVEELLVRCGMPAAAADRYPHEFSGGQRQRIGIARALALEPKFIVCDEPTSALDVSIQAQIINLLTDLQEEFGLSYLFISHDMAVIQHVCKRIAVMYKGQIVETGSRDDILKNPQHLYTKSLLSAVPEPDPRRVKERVIFEGGAM; from the coding sequence ATGACCCCACCAGCCGCCCCAGTCGCTCCCACCGATCCCGCCACCAAGCCAAGCCTTCCCGGCGACGGCGAGCCGCCGCTGCTGTCTGTAAAGAACCTCAAGACCCACTTCCCCGTCCGCAGCGGCCTGCTGCAGCGGGTGACAGGGTATGTGAAGGCCGTCGATGGCGTTAGCTTCGACCTGGGCCGGGGCGAAACGCTGGGGCTCGTAGGAGAGAGTGGCTGCGGCAAGACCACGGTCGGCCGGACGCTGCTGAAGCTCATCCCCGGCTCGGGCGGCACGGTGACTTTCGAGGGCAAGGATGTCATGAGGGCCCAGGGCGCCGAGATGAAGGCCCTGCGGCGGGACATGCAGATCATCTTCCAGGACCCCGCCGGCAGCCTGAACCCGCGCATGCGGATCGCCAGCATCGTGGGCGAGCCACTGATCGTCCACGGCATGGTGAAAGACCGCCGCCAGCTCCGCAAGCAGGTCGAGGAACTGCTCGTGCGCTGCGGCATGCCCGCGGCGGCGGCGGATCGGTACCCGCACGAGTTCAGCGGCGGACAGCGCCAGCGCATCGGCATCGCCCGGGCGCTCGCGCTCGAGCCCAAGTTCATCGTGTGCGACGAGCCGACGAGCGCGCTCGACGTGAGCATCCAAGCCCAGATCATCAACCTGCTAACCGACCTCCAGGAAGAGTTTGGGCTGAGTTATCTCTTCATTAGTCACGACATGGCGGTCATCCAGCACGTGTGCAAGCGCATCGCGGTGATGTACAAGGGGCAGATCGTCGAGACCGGCTCGCGCGACGACATCCTGAAGAATCCCCAGCACCTGTACACCAAGAGCCTGCTGAGCGCCGTGCCCGAACCCGACCCGAGGCGGGTGAAGGAGCGGGTGATCTTCGAGGGCGGGGCGATGTAG
- the ubiA gene encoding putative 4-hydroxybenzoate polyprenyltransferase, with amino-acid sequence MTPHAQTVRPAQGAIALIARDIKLAHSVFALPFAVLGAFMVAPRVGSGGVDWPRMAGLLALVLVCMVAARTWAMVVNRMADRAIDAANPRTRGRVFASGTLPPAAGWTTLAACAGLFLAACALFGVFFGNWWPAILGAPVLAWIAFYSFTKRFTWLCHVFLGGALAASPLAAAIAVGGIETLSNPALWLLAGMVLLWVAGFDAIYALQDLDFDREAGLRSIPARFGWKRANTLSRIMHVGAIACLIGVLIADPKFGVVFGIGVVAAIALLVYEHVVLAKRGAAGIPMAFFTLNGMVSVLLGITGLVDVLV; translated from the coding sequence ATGACCCCACACGCCCAGACCGTCCGCCCGGCCCAGGGTGCGATCGCGCTCATCGCCCGCGACATCAAGCTGGCGCACTCGGTGTTCGCGTTGCCGTTTGCGGTGCTTGGCGCGTTCATGGTGGCTCCGCGTGTCGGGTCCGGTGGTGTCGATTGGCCCCGCATGGCCGGGTTGCTGGCATTGGTGTTGGTGTGCATGGTGGCGGCCCGGACGTGGGCCATGGTGGTCAACCGCATGGCCGATCGGGCCATCGACGCGGCCAACCCCCGCACCAGGGGGCGCGTGTTCGCCTCGGGCACCTTGCCACCGGCGGCGGGCTGGACAACGCTGGCCGCGTGCGCCGGGCTGTTTTTAGCGGCGTGCGCGCTCTTCGGGGTGTTCTTCGGTAACTGGTGGCCGGCCATCTTGGGCGCGCCCGTGCTGGCGTGGATCGCGTTCTATTCATTCACCAAGCGGTTCACCTGGCTGTGCCACGTGTTCCTGGGCGGGGCGCTGGCGGCCAGCCCGCTGGCCGCGGCGATCGCGGTTGGTGGGATCGAGACACTCTCCAACCCGGCACTCTGGCTGCTGGCGGGCATGGTACTGCTGTGGGTCGCCGGCTTCGACGCGATCTACGCGCTGCAGGACCTGGACTTCGACCGGGAGGCGGGCCTGCGGAGCATCCCAGCACGCTTTGGTTGGAAACGCGCGAACACACTCAGCCGAATCATGCACGTTGGCGCGATTGCTTGCTTGATCGGAGTGTTGATCGCCGATCCAAAGTTCGGCGTGGTCTTCGGTATCGGTGTGGTCGCTGCCATCGCGCTACTGGTGTACGAGCACGTCGTGCTGGCCAAGCGTGGGGCCGCGGGCATCCCGATGGCGTTCTTCACGCTCAACGGCATGGTCAGCGTGCTGCTGGGTATCACCGGCCTCGTTGACGTGCTGGTCTAG
- the rpsI gene encoding 30S ribosomal protein S9 has translation MTRKVREAVPPDRHGWWWGTGRRKSAVARVRMKPAADEGKGDVQIQCTRKKLKPVTEYFTEDRDRADVYSPLDVTGTKGRFDVVVRCNGGGYMGQAQAVRLGISRALRDYDPSLEDALRDAGFLSRDARKVERKKPGQPGARRRFQFSKR, from the coding sequence ATGACCCGCAAGGTGCGCGAGGCCGTCCCGCCCGACCGCCACGGCTGGTGGTGGGGCACCGGCCGCCGCAAGAGCGCGGTGGCCCGCGTGCGCATGAAGCCCGCCGCCGACGAGGGCAAGGGCGACGTGCAGATCCAGTGCACCCGCAAGAAGCTCAAGCCCGTCACCGAGTACTTCACCGAGGATCGCGACCGCGCCGACGTGTACTCGCCGCTGGACGTCACCGGCACCAAGGGCCGCTTCGACGTGGTCGTCCGCTGCAACGGCGGCGGCTACATGGGTCAGGCCCAGGCCGTCCGCCTGGGCATCTCCCGCGCCCTGCGCGACTACGACCCGAGCCTCGAGGACGCCCTCCGCGATGCCGGCTTCCTGTCCCGCGACGCCCGCAAGGTCGAGCGCAAGAAGCCCGGCCAGCCCGGTGCCCGCCGCCGCTTCCAGTTCTCGAAGCGGTAA
- a CDS encoding entericidin A/B family lipoprotein: MDRNTETKTSLVRTALTGVLVAMAVAAAACNTMEGAGEDVEDAGEAVQDAADG; the protein is encoded by the coding sequence ATGGACCGCAACACCGAAACGAAGACAAGCTTGGTTCGCACCGCCCTGACTGGAGTGCTCGTCGCGATGGCCGTGGCCGCCGCCGCGTGCAACACGATGGAAGGTGCCGGTGAAGACGTTGAGGATGCCGGTGAGGCCGTGCAAGATGCGGCCGATGGCTGA